The proteins below come from a single Serinus canaria isolate serCan28SL12 chromosome 6, serCan2020, whole genome shotgun sequence genomic window:
- the LOC103813938 gene encoding lipase member M-like isoform X2, which yields MQRAVDPEAFMSINELITYKGYPSEEYEVMTEDGYTITINRIPYGTQNQGSPASRPAVFLQHGLLGDARNWVTNLPNNSLGFLLADAGFDVWMGNSRGNRWSRKHQKYSIDQDEFWAFSFDEMAKFDLPAAINFILEKTGQEKLYYIGYSQGTTIAFIAFSTMPELAQKIKLYFALAPVTAIKYAKGPATKLLYLPEKMLRGMLGNREFLPQTECLTRIMAPVCSHQAFARLCRSVFFNLGGCNLKNIDANRINVYIAQTSAGTSVQNIVHWSQAARSGKFQAYDWGSSKKNMEKYQQTTPPLYKVEEMTVPTAAWTGGRDLLADPKDAALLLSKIKNLSYHKKIPEWGHLDFIWGLDAPLHVYSEIIDLMQKYP from the exons AATGAGCTCATTACTTACAAAGGGTACCCCAGTGAGGAGTATGAGGTGATGACAGAAGATGGCTATACCATTACCATTAACAGAATCCCTTATGGTACTCAGAATCAAGGAAGCCCAG cttcaaGACCTGCTGTGTTTCTCCAGCATGGATTATTGGGAGATGCTCGTAACTGGGTCACAAACCTGCCCAACAACAGCTTGGGCTTCCTGCTAGCTGATGCTGGATTTGATGTTTGGATGGGAAATAGCAGAGGGAATCGCTGGTCAAGGAAACATCAGAAGTATTCCATTGATCAAGATGAATTCTGGGCTTTCAG TTTTGATGAGATGGCAAAGTTTGATCTTCCAGCAgcaataaatttcattttggagAAAACAGGACAAGAGAAGTTGTACTATATTGGCTATTCACAAGGTACTACCATTG ctttcattGCATTTTCAACAATGCCAGAGCTGGCTCAAAAAATCAAACTCTACTTTGCGTTGGCACCTGTCACTGCTATTAAGTATGCTAAAGGCCCAGCAACAAAACTCCTCTACCTTCCTGAGAAAATGCTCAGG GGTATGCTTGGCAACAGAGAATTCCTTCCCCAGACTGAGTGTCTCACAAGGATAATGGCCCCTGTCTGCAGCCACCAAGCTTTTGCCAGGCTTTGTAGAAGTGTCTTCTTCAATCTGGGTGGCTGTAACCTGAAAAACATTGATGCG AACCGAATCAACGTGTATATTGCCCAAACCTCTGCTGGAACTTCTGTGCAGAACATAGTCCACTGGAGTCAG GCGGCCCGCTCAGGGAAGTTCCAAGCTTATGACTGGGGCAGTTCAAAgaagaacatggaaaaatacCAACAG ACTACCCCTCCTCTCTACAAGGTAGAAGAGATGACTGTACCAACCGCAGCGTGGACTGGGGGACGAGACCTGCTCGCAGATCCCAAGGATGCAGCCCTTTTACTGTCTAAAATCAAGAACCTTAGCTATCACAAGAAGATTCCTGAATGGGGACACCTGGATTTCATCTGGGGATTGGATGCACCTTTACATGTGTACAGTGAAATTATTGACCTGATGCAGAAATATCCTTAA